One genomic region from Nilaparvata lugens isolate BPH chromosome 3, ASM1435652v1, whole genome shotgun sequence encodes:
- the LOC111050052 gene encoding anoctamin-10 isoform X3 → MIADEVMENDGIKFRGCLEKSGDSDDDQNDHTSPTYIVIQFAPKVKIETAKWIVQKIISAKNVGGADLTVKQQPRLNNDIGLILHVSANHFKLLELAEELDIRKRDRKGSIRDFTMSAMDDFINLQSSDCSSDILSTAEKQSLVRHELENIRALENENSVPGYTNIHLYEGQSILMACLHWRLILQIFPLHDEEEVKKLGKLWFMSLFSKQPFESIRGYFGESVALYFQFLDYYTTFLLVPMIFGFYQMFMTTEAIAFFCIFNVLSASVFLEMWRRKCSELAYLWGTIGMASSMDEPRPNFRGTMAIDVVTGKKQPQFPRWKTNLKMYCVSLPLVVVCMLGAFLIMLISFWAEEMLKSNVEVSSNFHMLPSIIYAGLIYVMNLAYRRFANFLTEWENHRTQSQFDRHRVTKLVLFEFVNNFMSLFYIAFVIQDMEMLRSQLATLLIILQLLNNFQESLLPLFLRYSVDKVSSITSIVKGKKKSKDLDNPNEDLGIPEMDSNSHFVQQAQREAVMDIYEDPYDDYLELFVQFGYVFLFSAIYPMAAFWSVINNVLEIRSDAFKLCCVYQRPMSRRVKDTGAWQRAFQALCAMSVLTNCGLLCLQPSLRALAPDMSPVEWVLLFVALEHVLLGTRQVLHYAIPDKPDWVRIQLARINYQSKQALKYKERCPT, encoded by the exons ATGATCGCTGATGAA GTCATGGAAAATGATGGAATCAAATTCCGTGGGTGTTTGGAGAAATCAGGAGACAGTGATGATGATCAGAATGACCACACTTCTCCAACCTACATAGTGATTCAGTTTGCTCCAAAGGTGAAAATAGAAACTGCCAAATGGATTGTACAAAAGATAATATCAGCAAAAAATGTCGGAGGCGCTGATCTAACCGTCAAGCAACAGCCTCGACTCAACAATGAT ATCGGCTTAATACTGCATGTTTCTGCAAATCATTTCAAGTTATTAGAACTGGCTGAAGAGTTGGATATCAGGAAGAGGGATCGCAAAGGCTCAATCAGAGATTTCACTATGAGCGCAATGGATGATTTTATCAATTTGCAATCTTCTGACTGCTCATCTGATATCCTTTCAACGGCTGAAAAACAAAGCTTGGTCAGACATGAACTGGAAAATATCAGAGCTCTGGAAAACGAGAATTCAGTTCCGGGATACACCAATATTCATCTTTATGAAGGACAATCAATTT TAATGGCTTGTTTGCACTGGCGCCTAATTCTACAGATATTTCCTTTACATGACGAGGAAGAAGTGAAGAAATTGGGAAAATTGTGGTTCATGTCACTATTTAGTAAACAACCTTTTG AATCCATCAGAGGTTACTTTGGAGAATCAGTTGCCTTATACTTCCAGTTCCTAGATTATTACACCACTTTTCTACTAGTGCCTATGATATTCGGCTTTTACCAGATGTTTATGACAACGGAAGCCATTGCGTTCTTCTGTATATTCAATGTTCTTTCAGCATCAGTATTTTTGGAG ATGTGGAGGAGGAAGTGTAGCGAGTTGGCTTACCTGTGGGGCACAATAGGCATGGCCAGCAGTATGGATGAGCCCAGGCCCAACTTCCGGGGCACCATGGCCATCGATGTCGTCACTGGCAAAAAGCAGCCTCAGTTCCCTCGTTGGAAAACAAATCTTAAG ATGTATTGTGTTTCGCTACCTCTGGTTGTCGTCTGCATGCTTGGAGCCTTTCTAATAATGTTGATATCATTTTGGGCTGAAGAAATGTTGAAATCCAATGTTGAAGTTTCGTCAAACTTCCACATGCTACCTAGCATAATCTATGCCGGCCTCATTTACGTTATGAATTTGGCCTACAGACGGTTTGCCAACTTCCTCACAGAATGGG aaaatcatAGGACACAATCGCAGTTTGACAGACATAGAGTGACCAAATTGGTTCTGTTTGAATTTGTCAACAACTTCATGTCTCTTTTCTACATAGCATTCGTCATACAGGACATGGAAATGCTTCGCAGT CAACTGGCTACTCTACTTATTATCCTCCAACTACTTAATAATTTCCAAGAATCACTTCTTCCACTATTCCTGAGATATTCTGTTGATAAG gtTTCGAGCATAACAAGCATTGTGAAaggcaaaaagaaatctaaagATTTAGATAACCCTAATGAAGATCTTGGTATACCAGAAATGGATTCTAATAGTCACTTCGTTCAGCAAGCTCAACGTGAAGCAGTGATGGACATATATGAG GATCCTTACGACGATTACCTAGAACTGTTCGTTCAATTTGGATACGTATTTCTATTCTCAGCTATCTACCCGATGGCTGCGTTTTGGTCAGTGATCAATAATGTACTTGAAATTCGCTCTGATGCTTTCAAATTATGCTGTGTCTACCAACGCCCTATGTCTCGGCGAGTTAAAGATACCGGGGCTTGGCAG CGGGCGTTCCAAGCTCTGTGTGCCATGTCGGTGTTGACGAATTGTGGGCTGCTGTGCCTGCAGCCGTCACTGCGAGCCCTGGCGCCGGACATGAGTCCAGTGGAGTGGGTGCTGCTGTTCGTGGCACTCGAACATGTGCTGCTCGGCACCCGCCAGGTGCTGCACTACGCCATTCCCGACAAACCAGACTGGGTCCGCATTCAGCTCGCGCGCATCAACTACCAGTCCAAGCAAGCGCTCAAGTATAAG GAGAGATGCCCCACCTAA
- the LOC111050052 gene encoding anoctamin-10 isoform X1, with product MIADEVSTVMENDGIKFRGCLEKSGDSDDDQNDHTSPTYIVIQFAPKVKIETAKWIVQKIISAKNVGGADLTVKQQPRLNNDIGLILHVSANHFKLLELAEELDIRKRDRKGSIRDFTMSAMDDFINLQSSDCSSDILSTAEKQSLVRHELENIRALENENSVPGYTNIHLYEGQSILMACLHWRLILQIFPLHDEEEVKKLGKLWFMSLFSKQPFESIRGYFGESVALYFQFLDYYTTFLLVPMIFGFYQMFMTTEAIAFFCIFNVLSASVFLEMWRRKCSELAYLWGTIGMASSMDEPRPNFRGTMAIDVVTGKKQPQFPRWKTNLKMYCVSLPLVVVCMLGAFLIMLISFWAEEMLKSNVEVSSNFHMLPSIIYAGLIYVMNLAYRRFANFLTEWENHRTQSQFDRHRVTKLVLFEFVNNFMSLFYIAFVIQDMEMLRSQLATLLIILQLLNNFQESLLPLFLRYSVDKVSSITSIVKGKKKSKDLDNPNEDLGIPEMDSNSHFVQQAQREAVMDIYEDPYDDYLELFVQFGYVFLFSAIYPMAAFWSVINNVLEIRSDAFKLCCVYQRPMSRRVKDTGAWQRAFQALCAMSVLTNCGLLCLQPSLRALAPDMSPVEWVLLFVALEHVLLGTRQVLHYAIPDKPDWVRIQLARINYQSKQALKYKERCPT from the exons ATGATCGCTGATGAAGTTAGTACG GTCATGGAAAATGATGGAATCAAATTCCGTGGGTGTTTGGAGAAATCAGGAGACAGTGATGATGATCAGAATGACCACACTTCTCCAACCTACATAGTGATTCAGTTTGCTCCAAAGGTGAAAATAGAAACTGCCAAATGGATTGTACAAAAGATAATATCAGCAAAAAATGTCGGAGGCGCTGATCTAACCGTCAAGCAACAGCCTCGACTCAACAATGAT ATCGGCTTAATACTGCATGTTTCTGCAAATCATTTCAAGTTATTAGAACTGGCTGAAGAGTTGGATATCAGGAAGAGGGATCGCAAAGGCTCAATCAGAGATTTCACTATGAGCGCAATGGATGATTTTATCAATTTGCAATCTTCTGACTGCTCATCTGATATCCTTTCAACGGCTGAAAAACAAAGCTTGGTCAGACATGAACTGGAAAATATCAGAGCTCTGGAAAACGAGAATTCAGTTCCGGGATACACCAATATTCATCTTTATGAAGGACAATCAATTT TAATGGCTTGTTTGCACTGGCGCCTAATTCTACAGATATTTCCTTTACATGACGAGGAAGAAGTGAAGAAATTGGGAAAATTGTGGTTCATGTCACTATTTAGTAAACAACCTTTTG AATCCATCAGAGGTTACTTTGGAGAATCAGTTGCCTTATACTTCCAGTTCCTAGATTATTACACCACTTTTCTACTAGTGCCTATGATATTCGGCTTTTACCAGATGTTTATGACAACGGAAGCCATTGCGTTCTTCTGTATATTCAATGTTCTTTCAGCATCAGTATTTTTGGAG ATGTGGAGGAGGAAGTGTAGCGAGTTGGCTTACCTGTGGGGCACAATAGGCATGGCCAGCAGTATGGATGAGCCCAGGCCCAACTTCCGGGGCACCATGGCCATCGATGTCGTCACTGGCAAAAAGCAGCCTCAGTTCCCTCGTTGGAAAACAAATCTTAAG ATGTATTGTGTTTCGCTACCTCTGGTTGTCGTCTGCATGCTTGGAGCCTTTCTAATAATGTTGATATCATTTTGGGCTGAAGAAATGTTGAAATCCAATGTTGAAGTTTCGTCAAACTTCCACATGCTACCTAGCATAATCTATGCCGGCCTCATTTACGTTATGAATTTGGCCTACAGACGGTTTGCCAACTTCCTCACAGAATGGG aaaatcatAGGACACAATCGCAGTTTGACAGACATAGAGTGACCAAATTGGTTCTGTTTGAATTTGTCAACAACTTCATGTCTCTTTTCTACATAGCATTCGTCATACAGGACATGGAAATGCTTCGCAGT CAACTGGCTACTCTACTTATTATCCTCCAACTACTTAATAATTTCCAAGAATCACTTCTTCCACTATTCCTGAGATATTCTGTTGATAAG gtTTCGAGCATAACAAGCATTGTGAAaggcaaaaagaaatctaaagATTTAGATAACCCTAATGAAGATCTTGGTATACCAGAAATGGATTCTAATAGTCACTTCGTTCAGCAAGCTCAACGTGAAGCAGTGATGGACATATATGAG GATCCTTACGACGATTACCTAGAACTGTTCGTTCAATTTGGATACGTATTTCTATTCTCAGCTATCTACCCGATGGCTGCGTTTTGGTCAGTGATCAATAATGTACTTGAAATTCGCTCTGATGCTTTCAAATTATGCTGTGTCTACCAACGCCCTATGTCTCGGCGAGTTAAAGATACCGGGGCTTGGCAG CGGGCGTTCCAAGCTCTGTGTGCCATGTCGGTGTTGACGAATTGTGGGCTGCTGTGCCTGCAGCCGTCACTGCGAGCCCTGGCGCCGGACATGAGTCCAGTGGAGTGGGTGCTGCTGTTCGTGGCACTCGAACATGTGCTGCTCGGCACCCGCCAGGTGCTGCACTACGCCATTCCCGACAAACCAGACTGGGTCCGCATTCAGCTCGCGCGCATCAACTACCAGTCCAAGCAAGCGCTCAAGTATAAG GAGAGATGCCCCACCTAA
- the LOC111050052 gene encoding anoctamin-10 isoform X2 yields MIADEVSTVMENDGIKFRGCLEKSGDSDDDQNDHTSPTYIVIQFAPKVKIETAKWIVQKIISAKNVGGADLTVKQQPRLNNDIGLILHVSANHFKLLELAEELDIRKRDRKGSIRDFTMSAMDDFINLQSSDCSSDILSTAEKQSLVRHELENIRALENENSVPGYTNIHLYEGQSILMACLHWRLILQIFPLHDEEEVKKLGKLWFMSLFSKQPFESIRGYFGESVALYFQFLDYYTTFLLVPMIFGFYQMFMTTEAIAFFCIFNVLSASVFLEMWRRKCSELAYLWGTIGMASSMDEPRPNFRGTMAIDVVTGKKQPQFPRWKTNLKMYCVSLPLVVVCMLGAFLIMLISFWAEEMLKSNVEVSSNFHMLPSIIYAGLIYVMNLAYRRFANFLTEWENHRTQSQFDRHRVTKLVLFEFVNNFMSLFYIAFVIQDMEMLRSQLATLLIILQLLNNFQESLLPLFLRYSVDKVSSITSIVKGKKKSKDLDNPNEDLGIPEMDSNSHFVQQAQREAVMDIYEDPYDDYLELFVQFGYVFLFSAIYPMAAFWSVINNVLEIRSDAFKLCCVYQRPMSRRVKDTGAWQRAFQALCAMSVLTNCGLLCLQPSLRALAPDMSPVEWVLLFVALEHVLLGTRQVLHYAIPDKPDWVRIQLARINYQSKQALKYKKRT; encoded by the exons ATGATCGCTGATGAAGTTAGTACG GTCATGGAAAATGATGGAATCAAATTCCGTGGGTGTTTGGAGAAATCAGGAGACAGTGATGATGATCAGAATGACCACACTTCTCCAACCTACATAGTGATTCAGTTTGCTCCAAAGGTGAAAATAGAAACTGCCAAATGGATTGTACAAAAGATAATATCAGCAAAAAATGTCGGAGGCGCTGATCTAACCGTCAAGCAACAGCCTCGACTCAACAATGAT ATCGGCTTAATACTGCATGTTTCTGCAAATCATTTCAAGTTATTAGAACTGGCTGAAGAGTTGGATATCAGGAAGAGGGATCGCAAAGGCTCAATCAGAGATTTCACTATGAGCGCAATGGATGATTTTATCAATTTGCAATCTTCTGACTGCTCATCTGATATCCTTTCAACGGCTGAAAAACAAAGCTTGGTCAGACATGAACTGGAAAATATCAGAGCTCTGGAAAACGAGAATTCAGTTCCGGGATACACCAATATTCATCTTTATGAAGGACAATCAATTT TAATGGCTTGTTTGCACTGGCGCCTAATTCTACAGATATTTCCTTTACATGACGAGGAAGAAGTGAAGAAATTGGGAAAATTGTGGTTCATGTCACTATTTAGTAAACAACCTTTTG AATCCATCAGAGGTTACTTTGGAGAATCAGTTGCCTTATACTTCCAGTTCCTAGATTATTACACCACTTTTCTACTAGTGCCTATGATATTCGGCTTTTACCAGATGTTTATGACAACGGAAGCCATTGCGTTCTTCTGTATATTCAATGTTCTTTCAGCATCAGTATTTTTGGAG ATGTGGAGGAGGAAGTGTAGCGAGTTGGCTTACCTGTGGGGCACAATAGGCATGGCCAGCAGTATGGATGAGCCCAGGCCCAACTTCCGGGGCACCATGGCCATCGATGTCGTCACTGGCAAAAAGCAGCCTCAGTTCCCTCGTTGGAAAACAAATCTTAAG ATGTATTGTGTTTCGCTACCTCTGGTTGTCGTCTGCATGCTTGGAGCCTTTCTAATAATGTTGATATCATTTTGGGCTGAAGAAATGTTGAAATCCAATGTTGAAGTTTCGTCAAACTTCCACATGCTACCTAGCATAATCTATGCCGGCCTCATTTACGTTATGAATTTGGCCTACAGACGGTTTGCCAACTTCCTCACAGAATGGG aaaatcatAGGACACAATCGCAGTTTGACAGACATAGAGTGACCAAATTGGTTCTGTTTGAATTTGTCAACAACTTCATGTCTCTTTTCTACATAGCATTCGTCATACAGGACATGGAAATGCTTCGCAGT CAACTGGCTACTCTACTTATTATCCTCCAACTACTTAATAATTTCCAAGAATCACTTCTTCCACTATTCCTGAGATATTCTGTTGATAAG gtTTCGAGCATAACAAGCATTGTGAAaggcaaaaagaaatctaaagATTTAGATAACCCTAATGAAGATCTTGGTATACCAGAAATGGATTCTAATAGTCACTTCGTTCAGCAAGCTCAACGTGAAGCAGTGATGGACATATATGAG GATCCTTACGACGATTACCTAGAACTGTTCGTTCAATTTGGATACGTATTTCTATTCTCAGCTATCTACCCGATGGCTGCGTTTTGGTCAGTGATCAATAATGTACTTGAAATTCGCTCTGATGCTTTCAAATTATGCTGTGTCTACCAACGCCCTATGTCTCGGCGAGTTAAAGATACCGGGGCTTGGCAG CGGGCGTTCCAAGCTCTGTGTGCCATGTCGGTGTTGACGAATTGTGGGCTGCTGTGCCTGCAGCCGTCACTGCGAGCCCTGGCGCCGGACATGAGTCCAGTGGAGTGGGTGCTGCTGTTCGTGGCACTCGAACATGTGCTGCTCGGCACCCGCCAGGTGCTGCACTACGCCATTCCCGACAAACCAGACTGGGTCCGCATTCAGCTCGCGCGCATCAACTACCAGTCCAAGCAAGCGCTCAAGTATAAG
- the LOC111050052 gene encoding anoctamin-10 isoform X5, producing MENDGIKFRGCLEKSGDSDDDQNDHTSPTYIVIQFAPKVKIETAKWIVQKIISAKNVGGADLTVKQQPRLNNDIGLILHVSANHFKLLELAEELDIRKRDRKGSIRDFTMSAMDDFINLQSSDCSSDILSTAEKQSLVRHELENIRALENENSVPGYTNIHLYEGQSILMACLHWRLILQIFPLHDEEEVKKLGKLWFMSLFSKQPFESIRGYFGESVALYFQFLDYYTTFLLVPMIFGFYQMFMTTEAIAFFCIFNVLSASVFLEMWRRKCSELAYLWGTIGMASSMDEPRPNFRGTMAIDVVTGKKQPQFPRWKTNLKMYCVSLPLVVVCMLGAFLIMLISFWAEEMLKSNVEVSSNFHMLPSIIYAGLIYVMNLAYRRFANFLTEWENHRTQSQFDRHRVTKLVLFEFVNNFMSLFYIAFVIQDMEMLRSQLATLLIILQLLNNFQESLLPLFLRYSVDKVSSITSIVKGKKKSKDLDNPNEDLGIPEMDSNSHFVQQAQREAVMDIYEDPYDDYLELFVQFGYVFLFSAIYPMAAFWSVINNVLEIRSDAFKLCCVYQRPMSRRVKDTGAWQRAFQALCAMSVLTNCGLLCLQPSLRALAPDMSPVEWVLLFVALEHVLLGTRQVLHYAIPDKPDWVRIQLARINYQSKQALKYKERCPT from the exons ATGGAAAATGATGGAATCAAATTCCGTGGGTGTTTGGAGAAATCAGGAGACAGTGATGATGATCAGAATGACCACACTTCTCCAACCTACATAGTGATTCAGTTTGCTCCAAAGGTGAAAATAGAAACTGCCAAATGGATTGTACAAAAGATAATATCAGCAAAAAATGTCGGAGGCGCTGATCTAACCGTCAAGCAACAGCCTCGACTCAACAATGAT ATCGGCTTAATACTGCATGTTTCTGCAAATCATTTCAAGTTATTAGAACTGGCTGAAGAGTTGGATATCAGGAAGAGGGATCGCAAAGGCTCAATCAGAGATTTCACTATGAGCGCAATGGATGATTTTATCAATTTGCAATCTTCTGACTGCTCATCTGATATCCTTTCAACGGCTGAAAAACAAAGCTTGGTCAGACATGAACTGGAAAATATCAGAGCTCTGGAAAACGAGAATTCAGTTCCGGGATACACCAATATTCATCTTTATGAAGGACAATCAATTT TAATGGCTTGTTTGCACTGGCGCCTAATTCTACAGATATTTCCTTTACATGACGAGGAAGAAGTGAAGAAATTGGGAAAATTGTGGTTCATGTCACTATTTAGTAAACAACCTTTTG AATCCATCAGAGGTTACTTTGGAGAATCAGTTGCCTTATACTTCCAGTTCCTAGATTATTACACCACTTTTCTACTAGTGCCTATGATATTCGGCTTTTACCAGATGTTTATGACAACGGAAGCCATTGCGTTCTTCTGTATATTCAATGTTCTTTCAGCATCAGTATTTTTGGAG ATGTGGAGGAGGAAGTGTAGCGAGTTGGCTTACCTGTGGGGCACAATAGGCATGGCCAGCAGTATGGATGAGCCCAGGCCCAACTTCCGGGGCACCATGGCCATCGATGTCGTCACTGGCAAAAAGCAGCCTCAGTTCCCTCGTTGGAAAACAAATCTTAAG ATGTATTGTGTTTCGCTACCTCTGGTTGTCGTCTGCATGCTTGGAGCCTTTCTAATAATGTTGATATCATTTTGGGCTGAAGAAATGTTGAAATCCAATGTTGAAGTTTCGTCAAACTTCCACATGCTACCTAGCATAATCTATGCCGGCCTCATTTACGTTATGAATTTGGCCTACAGACGGTTTGCCAACTTCCTCACAGAATGGG aaaatcatAGGACACAATCGCAGTTTGACAGACATAGAGTGACCAAATTGGTTCTGTTTGAATTTGTCAACAACTTCATGTCTCTTTTCTACATAGCATTCGTCATACAGGACATGGAAATGCTTCGCAGT CAACTGGCTACTCTACTTATTATCCTCCAACTACTTAATAATTTCCAAGAATCACTTCTTCCACTATTCCTGAGATATTCTGTTGATAAG gtTTCGAGCATAACAAGCATTGTGAAaggcaaaaagaaatctaaagATTTAGATAACCCTAATGAAGATCTTGGTATACCAGAAATGGATTCTAATAGTCACTTCGTTCAGCAAGCTCAACGTGAAGCAGTGATGGACATATATGAG GATCCTTACGACGATTACCTAGAACTGTTCGTTCAATTTGGATACGTATTTCTATTCTCAGCTATCTACCCGATGGCTGCGTTTTGGTCAGTGATCAATAATGTACTTGAAATTCGCTCTGATGCTTTCAAATTATGCTGTGTCTACCAACGCCCTATGTCTCGGCGAGTTAAAGATACCGGGGCTTGGCAG CGGGCGTTCCAAGCTCTGTGTGCCATGTCGGTGTTGACGAATTGTGGGCTGCTGTGCCTGCAGCCGTCACTGCGAGCCCTGGCGCCGGACATGAGTCCAGTGGAGTGGGTGCTGCTGTTCGTGGCACTCGAACATGTGCTGCTCGGCACCCGCCAGGTGCTGCACTACGCCATTCCCGACAAACCAGACTGGGTCCGCATTCAGCTCGCGCGCATCAACTACCAGTCCAAGCAAGCGCTCAAGTATAAG GAGAGATGCCCCACCTAA
- the LOC111050052 gene encoding anoctamin-10 isoform X4: protein MKVMENDGIKFRGCLEKSGDSDDDQNDHTSPTYIVIQFAPKVKIETAKWIVQKIISAKNVGGADLTVKQQPRLNNDIGLILHVSANHFKLLELAEELDIRKRDRKGSIRDFTMSAMDDFINLQSSDCSSDILSTAEKQSLVRHELENIRALENENSVPGYTNIHLYEGQSILMACLHWRLILQIFPLHDEEEVKKLGKLWFMSLFSKQPFESIRGYFGESVALYFQFLDYYTTFLLVPMIFGFYQMFMTTEAIAFFCIFNVLSASVFLEMWRRKCSELAYLWGTIGMASSMDEPRPNFRGTMAIDVVTGKKQPQFPRWKTNLKMYCVSLPLVVVCMLGAFLIMLISFWAEEMLKSNVEVSSNFHMLPSIIYAGLIYVMNLAYRRFANFLTEWENHRTQSQFDRHRVTKLVLFEFVNNFMSLFYIAFVIQDMEMLRSQLATLLIILQLLNNFQESLLPLFLRYSVDKVSSITSIVKGKKKSKDLDNPNEDLGIPEMDSNSHFVQQAQREAVMDIYEDPYDDYLELFVQFGYVFLFSAIYPMAAFWSVINNVLEIRSDAFKLCCVYQRPMSRRVKDTGAWQRAFQALCAMSVLTNCGLLCLQPSLRALAPDMSPVEWVLLFVALEHVLLGTRQVLHYAIPDKPDWVRIQLARINYQSKQALKYKERCPT, encoded by the exons ATGAAG GTCATGGAAAATGATGGAATCAAATTCCGTGGGTGTTTGGAGAAATCAGGAGACAGTGATGATGATCAGAATGACCACACTTCTCCAACCTACATAGTGATTCAGTTTGCTCCAAAGGTGAAAATAGAAACTGCCAAATGGATTGTACAAAAGATAATATCAGCAAAAAATGTCGGAGGCGCTGATCTAACCGTCAAGCAACAGCCTCGACTCAACAATGAT ATCGGCTTAATACTGCATGTTTCTGCAAATCATTTCAAGTTATTAGAACTGGCTGAAGAGTTGGATATCAGGAAGAGGGATCGCAAAGGCTCAATCAGAGATTTCACTATGAGCGCAATGGATGATTTTATCAATTTGCAATCTTCTGACTGCTCATCTGATATCCTTTCAACGGCTGAAAAACAAAGCTTGGTCAGACATGAACTGGAAAATATCAGAGCTCTGGAAAACGAGAATTCAGTTCCGGGATACACCAATATTCATCTTTATGAAGGACAATCAATTT TAATGGCTTGTTTGCACTGGCGCCTAATTCTACAGATATTTCCTTTACATGACGAGGAAGAAGTGAAGAAATTGGGAAAATTGTGGTTCATGTCACTATTTAGTAAACAACCTTTTG AATCCATCAGAGGTTACTTTGGAGAATCAGTTGCCTTATACTTCCAGTTCCTAGATTATTACACCACTTTTCTACTAGTGCCTATGATATTCGGCTTTTACCAGATGTTTATGACAACGGAAGCCATTGCGTTCTTCTGTATATTCAATGTTCTTTCAGCATCAGTATTTTTGGAG ATGTGGAGGAGGAAGTGTAGCGAGTTGGCTTACCTGTGGGGCACAATAGGCATGGCCAGCAGTATGGATGAGCCCAGGCCCAACTTCCGGGGCACCATGGCCATCGATGTCGTCACTGGCAAAAAGCAGCCTCAGTTCCCTCGTTGGAAAACAAATCTTAAG ATGTATTGTGTTTCGCTACCTCTGGTTGTCGTCTGCATGCTTGGAGCCTTTCTAATAATGTTGATATCATTTTGGGCTGAAGAAATGTTGAAATCCAATGTTGAAGTTTCGTCAAACTTCCACATGCTACCTAGCATAATCTATGCCGGCCTCATTTACGTTATGAATTTGGCCTACAGACGGTTTGCCAACTTCCTCACAGAATGGG aaaatcatAGGACACAATCGCAGTTTGACAGACATAGAGTGACCAAATTGGTTCTGTTTGAATTTGTCAACAACTTCATGTCTCTTTTCTACATAGCATTCGTCATACAGGACATGGAAATGCTTCGCAGT CAACTGGCTACTCTACTTATTATCCTCCAACTACTTAATAATTTCCAAGAATCACTTCTTCCACTATTCCTGAGATATTCTGTTGATAAG gtTTCGAGCATAACAAGCATTGTGAAaggcaaaaagaaatctaaagATTTAGATAACCCTAATGAAGATCTTGGTATACCAGAAATGGATTCTAATAGTCACTTCGTTCAGCAAGCTCAACGTGAAGCAGTGATGGACATATATGAG GATCCTTACGACGATTACCTAGAACTGTTCGTTCAATTTGGATACGTATTTCTATTCTCAGCTATCTACCCGATGGCTGCGTTTTGGTCAGTGATCAATAATGTACTTGAAATTCGCTCTGATGCTTTCAAATTATGCTGTGTCTACCAACGCCCTATGTCTCGGCGAGTTAAAGATACCGGGGCTTGGCAG CGGGCGTTCCAAGCTCTGTGTGCCATGTCGGTGTTGACGAATTGTGGGCTGCTGTGCCTGCAGCCGTCACTGCGAGCCCTGGCGCCGGACATGAGTCCAGTGGAGTGGGTGCTGCTGTTCGTGGCACTCGAACATGTGCTGCTCGGCACCCGCCAGGTGCTGCACTACGCCATTCCCGACAAACCAGACTGGGTCCGCATTCAGCTCGCGCGCATCAACTACCAGTCCAAGCAAGCGCTCAAGTATAAG GAGAGATGCCCCACCTAA